Genomic window (Salvelinus alpinus chromosome 13, SLU_Salpinus.1, whole genome shotgun sequence):
TTCCAAAGTCTAAACCCAATATAAGATGCCCAACGAAAACTTCTTTGGCTGATGACGTTCCTATTTTGTAAAACAAGAGCAGCATTGAGCAATGCCCAACATACTTCAAATAAGTCAATTAGAAGCCTTGACATTTTACAACGGAAAACCAGTTCATGACAGTATGTTCCAGTACTATATAATGTTGCCTCTGGAAATGTCCAGGACGTACATTACCTAAAAGCATGAGCACTTTGAGAGTGACGTGGAGTTACTGTGACAGAAAACAACACATGACAAGAAATAAACTACGACAATGTTTAGTCTCAGGTAATTATCCATCTTATTTGGATGGGATAGCTAATAGCTACACTTCTTTATCTACCTGGTGCTATTCTACACAGGATTTTGCCAGTAGTTTATCTTTGGGGGTCTGGGCCAGGACCCTTATTGCTTGACAACACATCAGAGATTGATAAGTGGATAGACAGGAAACACTAATTTAAAGGGTTCAATGCCTGTGATTAAAGGATGAGACCAGCCAGAGAGAAAAATGGAAAGTTATTCAGGAATGTGACATGATATATATAGTGTTAAACTTCCAGGTGTGTTCTGATGGATTGGCAGAGGGAAGGATTAGCGAAGGTCGCTCTCATCATCCTGTATTTGTTTCTTGATCCGAAGTAACATAGTGGTGTTCCACTGATCCAATCTTGAGATGGAGTCAAAGTCTTTGACCTGTTAGAGAAGGAGAACTGGTTTAATGGACAAACATAATTTAAACATGTCATTCTGTCACCATGGAATGGCATGAGAAAAACCTACCGCATCAGTGAATGCATCCACATCATGTTCCTCATATGCATCTAGAAGTTTCTGTTAAAATTACAGCAGAAGACATTTTATTGTACACCGTCACAATACTTATCCCTCATTAAAAATGTGTCATGTTTGCTTTTATATCCACTCAGATTTAAAGCCATTCAAAGAGCTGTTTAACTTAGAAAATAAAGCAGAAAtacaaaaaacacaaacatagTGACCCATGATTTAATAATAGGCCTACCTTAACCAGTTTGCATTCTCTAGCGTCTGAGAAGGCTGGGAACATTTCCTCATATCTCTGTACAGACAGCTGACGGTAGACAAGAGATCAGAGCAGTCAAAACTACTACATAGAGGCAAAGTGTTGATGTGTAGGTAGGAGAAAATAAAGACTCACCCTTGCATTAAGCATGTCCACACagaagtgacaaagagctgcTTTGAAGAAGTGGTCTTTAGCGCCATACTTCAACAGGACGCTGTCCATTGCATAAGTTCCGATCTAAGCATCACACATAACAAACTCAGAAAAAGGTAATTGGGAAAGCCCACTATAGCAGTTAATCGGTAATTTAATACACATGCATGGTTAAATACACACCTGTTCATAAATTTCAATGGCTTTTTGGTACTGTTCCAGTTGGGCAGCATAGGTGGCCACTTTCAAAAGGCACTTATTTGCAGCACTACAATTAGATTGGCAGGAAAATAATCAGTTCAAAAGACATTGACAAAACACTAAAAGAAATGTATGAAAAGTGGGATGGATTAGATCAATAAAACCATAAGAGATTATGCCAGAACATTGAAACACCTGTTTGACTCCTCCCCTTTGTAATAATCTGCTGCCTGTTCATAGTGAGCAATGGCCTGTG
Coding sequences:
- the LOC139537034 gene encoding alpha-soluble NSF attachment protein-like, encoding MDNSGKEKEALALIAEADKKRKSSRGFGALFGGSSRKYEEACDMYVRAANMFKMAKNWSAAGNAFSQAAHLHLQMDNRLDGAINLLNAGNAFKKADPQEAINCLNQAIEIYTDMGRFTIAAKHHISIAEIYESELLDVDKAIAHYEQAADYYKGEESNSAANKCLLKVATYAAQLEQYQKAIEIYEQIGTYAMDSVLLKYGAKDHFFKAALCHFCVDMLNARLSVQRYEEMFPAFSDARECKLVKKLLDAYEEHDVDAFTDAVKDFDSISRLDQWNTTMLLRIKKQIQDDESDLR